The Deltaproteobacteria bacterium HGW-Deltaproteobacteria-6 genome has a segment encoding these proteins:
- a CDS encoding alpha/beta hydrolase has product METNGVKLHVMEAGPTDGPMILFLHGFPEFWYAWRKQLQYFADKGYLVVAPDQRGYNLSDKPQGIAAYKIDELAKDIVGLIDAYGRKQIFLVGHDWGASVSWWVALKYPDRIKKLVILNVPHPKVMAKHVFTDVEQMKKSWYIFYFQIPGAVDHLASASNYEWVVDLITTSANPGAFTPAELDEYRKAFRQPGAFTAMVNWYRAMVQTKQEPLASFDVTMPMILMWGEDDVAMLPQLADESMPYCKEGCLIKFPGVSHWIQHEQAEKINPMIADFFKQS; this is encoded by the coding sequence ATTGAAACCAATGGAGTCAAACTGCATGTGATGGAAGCGGGGCCTACCGATGGTCCGATGATTTTATTTCTCCACGGCTTTCCCGAGTTCTGGTACGCCTGGCGCAAACAACTTCAGTACTTTGCCGATAAAGGCTATCTGGTTGTCGCGCCCGATCAGCGCGGCTATAACCTCAGTGACAAACCGCAGGGGATTGCCGCCTACAAAATTGATGAACTGGCCAAAGATATTGTCGGCCTCATCGACGCTTACGGCCGCAAACAGATCTTCCTGGTCGGCCACGACTGGGGCGCGTCTGTTTCCTGGTGGGTCGCGTTGAAATATCCCGACCGCATCAAGAAACTGGTCATCCTGAACGTGCCTCATCCCAAGGTGATGGCCAAACACGTTTTTACCGATGTAGAGCAGATGAAAAAGAGCTGGTACATTTTCTATTTTCAGATCCCCGGCGCGGTGGATCATCTGGCATCCGCAAGCAACTATGAATGGGTTGTCGATCTGATCACGACGTCGGCCAATCCGGGGGCCTTTACACCTGCCGAACTCGATGAATACAGAAAAGCCTTCAGGCAGCCCGGCGCTTTTACGGCGATGGTCAACTGGTATCGGGCGATGGTTCAGACGAAGCAGGAGCCGCTGGCGAGCTTTGACGTGACCATGCCCATGATTTTAATGTGGGGCGAAGATGATGTCGCCATGCTTCCCCAATTGGCTGACGAGAGCATGCCTTACTGCAAAGAGGGTTGCCTCATCAAATTTCCCGGCGTGAGCCACTGGATTCAGCACGAACAGGCGGAGAAGATTAATCCGATGATCGCAGATTTTTTTAAGCAGTCCTGA
- a CDS encoding carboxylate--amine ligase translates to MARGQKVLSEYDSKRIIAAAGIPVNRERLACSRDEAVEYANNIGYPVVLKGCSDKAAHKTEMGLVKLKLGSAGEVAKAYDEITGKGLDLDGVLVCEMVQGDREFVLGLSHDPQFGPCVMFGIGGIFTEAIKDVTFRVAPITERDAQEMLDEIRLSKLLAAFRGKPAVDRKALVRALTAIGDLGYRCNEIAEIDINPVIISGDQPVVVDALVVLNHP, encoded by the coding sequence ATGGCACGGGGACAGAAAGTGCTCTCCGAATATGACTCCAAGCGGATCATTGCAGCCGCGGGCATTCCCGTCAACCGCGAAAGGCTTGCCTGTTCGAGGGACGAAGCCGTCGAATATGCAAACAACATCGGCTATCCGGTCGTGCTCAAAGGTTGCTCGGACAAGGCGGCGCACAAGACGGAAATGGGGCTGGTGAAGCTCAAACTGGGCAGCGCCGGAGAAGTTGCCAAAGCCTACGATGAAATTACCGGCAAGGGTTTGGACCTGGACGGCGTGCTGGTCTGCGAAATGGTCCAGGGCGATCGTGAATTTGTTCTGGGGTTGAGCCACGATCCGCAGTTCGGCCCCTGTGTGATGTTCGGCATCGGCGGGATATTTACGGAAGCGATCAAGGATGTGACGTTCCGCGTTGCGCCGATTACCGAGCGGGATGCCCAAGAAATGCTGGATGAAATTCGCCTTTCCAAATTGCTTGCGGCCTTTCGCGGGAAGCCGGCTGTGGATCGAAAGGCGCTGGTCCGGGCGCTTACGGCGATCGGGGATCTGGGATATCGCTGCAACGAGATCGCTGAAATCGACATCAATCCTGTTATTATATCCGGCGATCAACCGGTTGTCGTTGACGCACTGGTTGTTTTAAACCACCCCTGA